From the genome of Argentina anserina chromosome 4, drPotAnse1.1, whole genome shotgun sequence, one region includes:
- the LOC126791750 gene encoding uncharacterized protein LOC126791750 — MGRAEKEKLNRTLNQHLNTVHEILEVIDQNPASTVEKVSWENVVQMGNQVSKQATTVGMIWSGDRVEARVIDENMTAYFNMLQNFLLLSHGSLVGAGPTLSSWVHASVKQVVDSSFKLMKESVSLYGAVNKDWKMSIPQLAGAVWEACSALKKVPSTNVTAIGRAMTQVAVTMKDVLREMKELKPASDSIGDEMETEIQPLDDDTSSDSDLGNDLSAEEMKVAELATDAVSETLGVIKELIRTITSLLKRESPNDKNFVDSLERLLKMCQGIGEQIDELGACLYPPQEVSAIKTILEKMSSLTDDMRAELQSLEGNLEAFIQACDCLKSSLRRLDSALDCPTTVDFETKVQKIDLNN, encoded by the exons ATGGGTAGAGCCGAGAAAGAGAAACTGAACCGAACTCTGAACCAGCACCTCAACACCGTCCATGAGATCTTAGAG GTGATAGATCAAAACCCAGCTTCCACAGTTGAGAAGGTGAGCTGGGAAAATGTCGTCCAGATGGGTAACCAAGTCTCCAAACAGGCTACCACTG TTGGAATGATTTGGAGTGGAGATAGAGTAGAAGCTAGAGTGATTGACGAAAACATGACCGCCTACTTCAATATGCTAcaaaattttcttcttctttcgcATGGGAGTTTGGTTGGTGCAGGGCCTACTCTTTCTTCTTGGGTCCACGCATCTGTAAAGCAAGTTGTTGACTCCAGTTTTAAGCTGATGAAGGAATCTGTCTCCTTGTATG GAGCAGTGAATAAAGACTGGAAAATGTCAATTCCACAATTGGCTGGTGCAGTATGGGAAGCCTGTTCTGCTCTTAAGAAAGTTCCTTCCACAAATGTCACGGCAATTGGGCGAGCAATGACACAGGTTGCGGTCACCATGAAGGATGTTCTTCGTGAGATGAAGGAGCTTAAGCCAGCTAGTGACTCAATAGGAGATGAGATGGAAACAGAGATTCAGCCTCTTGATGATGATACTTCGAGTGACAGTGATCTGGGAAACGACCTGTCAGCTGAAGAGATGAAAGTTGCTGAGCTAGCAACTGATGCCGTGTCTGAGACTCTTGGCGTGATTAAGGAACTAATTCGGACCATTACAAGTTTGCTTAAACGAGAAAGTCCAAATGACAAGAATTTTGTGGATTCCCTAGAGAGATTGTTAAAGATGTGTCAAGGAATAGGAGAACAGATAGACGAGCTTGGAGCTTGTCTCTATCCCCCACAAGAGGTTTCCGCTATCAAGACAATATTGGAAAAAATGTCCAGCCTTACAGATGATATGAGAGCCGAGTTACAGAGTCTTGAAGGAAATTTAGAAGCTTTTATTCAGGCATGCGATTGTTTGAAGAGTTCATTGAGACGGCTTGATTCTGCGCTAGACTGCCCAACAACTGTTGATTTTGAAACCAAGGTGCAGAAGATTGATTTGAACAATTAA
- the LOC126791751 gene encoding sec-independent protein translocase protein TATC, chloroplastic: MGSTSCASVSNLHFISNRSHERLGPIRNQLAPVQARTHRSRRRRSELSSLRSRRRLGNDVVCCAVDDDLREKELGAGPGLGSAVEERPDEVADSKEEGGSSIYNFLYPSEELLPDDKEMSIFDHLEELRQRIFVSVGAVGVAMLGCFAVSKDLIVFLEAPVKTQGVKFLQLAPGEFFFTTLKVSGYCGLLIGSPVILYEIIAFVLPGLTRDERKFLGPIVLGSSVLFYAGISFSYFVLVPAALNFFVSYAEGVVESLWSIDQYFEFVLVLLFSTGLSFQVPVIQVLLGQVGLVSGDQMLSIWRYVVVGAVVAAAVLTPSTDPLTQCLLAAPLLGLYLGGAWVVKLSGR, from the exons ATGGGAAGCACGAGCTGTGCTTCCGTTTCCAATCTGCACTTCATATCAAATCGCAGCCACGAGCGGCTCGGCCCAATCAGAAACCAGCTAGCTCCGGTTCAAGCTCGGACGCACCGTAGCAGAAGACGGAGATCGGAGCTTAGCAGTTTGCGTAGCCGGAGGAGGTTGGGGAACGACGTCGTTTGCTGTGCGGTTGATGACGATTTgagagagaaggagcttgGTGCCGGGCCTGGTCTTGGCTCCGCCGTCGAAGAAAGACCAG ATGAGGTTGCTGATTCGAAAGAAGAGGGAGGAAGTTCGATTTACAATTTCTTATATCCGAGTGAAGAGCTCCTCCCGGATGATAAAGAGATGAGCATATTTGATCATCTGGAAGAGCTGCGTCAGAGAATATTTGTATCGGTTGGCGCAGTGGGAGTTGCTATGTTGGGATGCTTTGCGGTTTCGAAGGATCTTATTGTGTTTCTTGAAGCTCCTGTTAAGACGCAAGGTGTAAAGTTTCTGCAGCTAGCTCCCGGCGAGTTTTTCTTCACTACATTAAAG GTATCAGGCTACTGTGGCCTTCTCATAGGGAGTCCAGTCATTCTGTATGAAATCATAGCCTTTGTGCTTCCGGGTTTGACGAGAGACGAGAGGAAGTTTCTGGGGCCAATTGTTTTAGGCTCATCAGTACTTTTCTATGCCGGTATCAGCTTCTCCTATTTCGTTTTGGTGCCAGCGGCCTTGAACTTTTTCGTTTCCTACGCTGAAGGTGTTGTGGAATCATTGTGGTCCATAGATCAGTACTTTGAGTTCGTTCTTGTTCTACTGTTCAGCACAGGCTTGTCCTTTCAG GTTCCAGTCATTCAAGTTCTCCTTGGACAAGTTGGGCTAGTATCAGGAGATCAAATGCTGTCAATTTGGAGGTATGTTGTGGTTGGGGCTGTTGTGGCAGCTGCTGTGCTTACACCATCTACCGATCCCCTTACTCAGTGTCTTCTAGCAGCACCCCTCCTTGGTCTTTACTTGGGTGGTGCCTGGGTGGTGAAGCTCAGCGGCCGGTGA
- the LOC126791743 gene encoding origin of replication complex subunit 4 isoform X2 yields MGGATPAEKALILLRTRLCDPNFIFRPLCESSDSNYSKLKFLVASSITEACSNSILLLGPRGSGKIAVLDLVIGDLLQEYPDSITVIRLSGLLHSDENCALKASFDENSQFLIAMLRECGLAHKTIIFVLDDFDLFALGKQRLLYNLLDALQSVTSQAVVIGISCRLDADQLLEKRVISRFSNRKLLFLPPSEEDIQRLLEHILLLPTDSSLPTDYVIQFNTKLQKILADEKFKEIINTYLNLDSTVKDFLRYLFRAVSIMDLPSGLLSLENFKTALSNIQRHPKMESIKDCSILELYILVCMKRLEVKEQNSYNFTTVMKEYKSIHDSFQTSDYYAKNVCLRAFEHLLQRGLIEFIDSRGQNQSVEYRPVKLLISFHELHQGLKSYRSCPAILQKIMDREK; encoded by the exons ATGGGGGGAGCAACTCCGGCGGAGAAAGCCCTAATTCTTCTGAGGACCCGACTTTGCGATCCGAATTTCATTTTCCGGCCACTCTGTGAATCTTCCGACTCCAACTACAG CAAGCTCAAGTTTTTAGTAGCGAGTTCGATAACGGAGGCGTGCAGCAACTCAATTCTGCTTCTGGGTCCTCGTGGTTCTGGAAAAATTGCT GTGTTGGATCTTGTGATTGGTGATTTGTTACAAGAATATCCTGATTCGATTACTGTG ATCAGGCTGAGTGGTCTTTTGCATAGCGATGAGAATTGTGCATTAAAG GCATCGTTTGATGAAAACTCCCAGTTTCTGATAGCCATGTTACG GGAATGCGGGTTAGCACATAAAACAATCATTTTTGTGCTGGATGATTTTGACTTATTTGCTCTG GGAAAACAGCGATTACTTTATAATTTGCTTGATGCGCTACAGTCAGTGACATCTCAAGCTGTTGTCATTGGTATCAGTTGCCGACTG GATGCGGATCAGCTTTTAGAAAAAAGAGTAATATCTCGATTTTCAAATAGAAAGCTTTTGTTTCTTCCTCCCTCCGAGGAAGACATACAGCG ATTGTTGGAGCACATTTTATTATTGCCAACAGACTCGAGCCTTCCTACAGACTATGTTATTCAGTTCAACACGAAACTTCAA AAAATACTGGCTGATGAGAAGTTCAAAGAGATTATAAACACATATCTAAATTTGGATTCCACCGTTAAAGATTTCTTGAGATATCT ATTCCGTGCTGTTTCTATTATGGATTTGCCATCCGGATTGCTGTCGCTAGAAAACTTTAAAACTGCACTTTCCAATATCCAAAGGCATCCTAAGATGGAGTCCATAAAAG ATTGCTCAATATTGGAACTTTACATTTTGGTTTGCATGAAGAGGTTGGAAGTTAAAGAGCAAAACTCATACAATTTCACTACTGTAATGAAAG AATACAAAAGCATACATGATTCGTTCCAGACATCTGACTATTATGCAAAGAATGTGTGCTTACGG GCATTTGAACACCTTCTTCAACGTGGACTGATTGAATTTATAGACAGCAGAGGGCAAAACCAGTCTGTTGAATATCGTCCAGTGAAACTTTTAATCTCATTTCATGAACTACATCAGGGCCTGAAATCATACCGTTCATGTCCT GCCATTCTTCAGAAAATAATGGATCGTGAAAAATAG
- the LOC126791743 gene encoding origin of replication complex subunit 4 isoform X1: protein MGGATPAEKALILLRTRLCDPNFIFRPLCESSDSNYSKLKFLVASSITEACSNSILLLGPRGSGKIAVLDLVIGDLLQEYPDSITVIRLSGLLHSDENCALKEISRQLCSEHQLLFSKMASFDENSQFLIAMLRECGLAHKTIIFVLDDFDLFALGKQRLLYNLLDALQSVTSQAVVIGISCRLDADQLLEKRVISRFSNRKLLFLPPSEEDIQRLLEHILLLPTDSSLPTDYVIQFNTKLQKILADEKFKEIINTYLNLDSTVKDFLRYLFRAVSIMDLPSGLLSLENFKTALSNIQRHPKMESIKDCSILELYILVCMKRLEVKEQNSYNFTTVMKEYKSIHDSFQTSDYYAKNVCLRAFEHLLQRGLIEFIDSRGQNQSVEYRPVKLLISFHELHQGLKSYRSCPAILQKIMDREK, encoded by the exons ATGGGGGGAGCAACTCCGGCGGAGAAAGCCCTAATTCTTCTGAGGACCCGACTTTGCGATCCGAATTTCATTTTCCGGCCACTCTGTGAATCTTCCGACTCCAACTACAG CAAGCTCAAGTTTTTAGTAGCGAGTTCGATAACGGAGGCGTGCAGCAACTCAATTCTGCTTCTGGGTCCTCGTGGTTCTGGAAAAATTGCT GTGTTGGATCTTGTGATTGGTGATTTGTTACAAGAATATCCTGATTCGATTACTGTG ATCAGGCTGAGTGGTCTTTTGCATAGCGATGAGAATTGTGCATTAAAG GAAATTTCTAGACAGCTGTGTTCGGAGCATCAATTATTGTTTTCAAAAATG GCATCGTTTGATGAAAACTCCCAGTTTCTGATAGCCATGTTACG GGAATGCGGGTTAGCACATAAAACAATCATTTTTGTGCTGGATGATTTTGACTTATTTGCTCTG GGAAAACAGCGATTACTTTATAATTTGCTTGATGCGCTACAGTCAGTGACATCTCAAGCTGTTGTCATTGGTATCAGTTGCCGACTG GATGCGGATCAGCTTTTAGAAAAAAGAGTAATATCTCGATTTTCAAATAGAAAGCTTTTGTTTCTTCCTCCCTCCGAGGAAGACATACAGCG ATTGTTGGAGCACATTTTATTATTGCCAACAGACTCGAGCCTTCCTACAGACTATGTTATTCAGTTCAACACGAAACTTCAA AAAATACTGGCTGATGAGAAGTTCAAAGAGATTATAAACACATATCTAAATTTGGATTCCACCGTTAAAGATTTCTTGAGATATCT ATTCCGTGCTGTTTCTATTATGGATTTGCCATCCGGATTGCTGTCGCTAGAAAACTTTAAAACTGCACTTTCCAATATCCAAAGGCATCCTAAGATGGAGTCCATAAAAG ATTGCTCAATATTGGAACTTTACATTTTGGTTTGCATGAAGAGGTTGGAAGTTAAAGAGCAAAACTCATACAATTTCACTACTGTAATGAAAG AATACAAAAGCATACATGATTCGTTCCAGACATCTGACTATTATGCAAAGAATGTGTGCTTACGG GCATTTGAACACCTTCTTCAACGTGGACTGATTGAATTTATAGACAGCAGAGGGCAAAACCAGTCTGTTGAATATCGTCCAGTGAAACTTTTAATCTCATTTCATGAACTACATCAGGGCCTGAAATCATACCGTTCATGTCCT GCCATTCTTCAGAAAATAATGGATCGTGAAAAATAG
- the LOC126791746 gene encoding palmitoyl-acyl carrier protein thioesterase, chloroplastic-like, which translates to MATFSTLAYFPITIKVSRIRASYDPNKKSLNNIKINGTLTKSTAKLDMASTLTSISVTENGYISEQQVRQNIPTTKQFVDHYRQGMIIEGGVGYRQRVVIRSYEVGPDKTATLESILNLLQETALNHVWMSGLLSDGFGATHGMMKHDLIWVVSRMQVQVDHYPIWGEVLEIDTWVGASGKNGMRRDWLIRSEATGHVFARATSTWVMMNRKTRRLSKMPEDVRAEIAPWFIKKQAITEDIVEKIVKLNSQAKYMNNDLKPKRSDLDMNHHVNNVKYVRWMLETIPDKILEAHQLTSIILEYRRECGSSDIVQSLCQPDEDGILKDEVKQENDGSHINGFSLAAEILEGNGYLASFGKQPLRYTHLLQIDEESKNEEIVRGRTTWKKKSFSH; encoded by the exons ATGGCCACCTTCTCAACTCTAGCCTACTTTCCCATTACAATTAAAGTTTCCAGGATTCGAGCTAGTTATGACCCGAACAAGAAGAGCCTGAACAACATCAAGATCAATGGTACCTTAACTAAGTCAACAGCCAAGCTTGACATGGCAAGCACTCTAACCTCAATTTCTGTTACTGAAAATGGTTACATTAGTGAACAGCAAGTTCGACAGAATATTCCGACAACCAAGCAGTTTGTTGATCATTATCGCCAGGGGATGATCATCGAAGGCGGTGTAGGATACAGACAGAGGGTGGTTATTAGGTCTTATGAAGTTGGTCCTGATAAGACTGCAACGTTGGAGAGCATCCTTAATCTTCTGCAG GAAACAGCATTGAATCATGTGTGGATGTCAGGACTCCTCAGTGATGGCTTTGGAGCAACTCATGGAATGATGAAGCATGATCTCATATGGGTTGTGTCAAGAATGCAAGTTCAAGTTGATCACTATCCAATCTG GGGAGAAGTACTGGAAATTGACACTTGGGTTGGGGCATCTGGGAAAAATGGTATGCGTCGAGACTGGTTGATTCGAAGTGAAGCCACAGGTCATGTTTTTGCTCGTGCAACCAG TACCTGGGTGATGATGAACCGAAAGACAAGACGCCTCTCAAAAATGCCAGAAGACGTGAGAGCTGAGATTGCACCTTGGTTTATAAAGAAGCAAGCAATCACAGAAGATATCGTCGAAAAAATTGTCAAATTGAACAGCCAAGCCAAGTACATGAACAATGACTTGAAG CCCAAGAGAAGCGACCTGGACATGAACCACCATGTCAACAATGTCAAGTATGTGAGGTGGATGCTTGAG ACCATCCCTGACAAAATTTTAGAGGCTCATCAACTGACAAGTATCATCCTAGAATATAGGAGGGAATGTGGAAGCTCAGATATAGTGCAGTCACTTTGCCAACCCGATGAAGACGGCATTCTTAAAGATGAAGTAAAGCAAGAGAATGATGGCAGTCACATAAATGGATTTTCCTTGGCAGCTGAGATTCTTGAGGGTAATGGCTACCTTGCATCCTTTGGCAAGCAACCATTGCGGTATACACACCTCCTCCAGATTGATGAAGAGTCTAAAAATGAAGAGATTGTTAGAGGAAGAACTACATGGAAGAAGAAGTCCTTTTCGCACTAG
- the LOC126791741 gene encoding CDP-diacylglycerol--serine O-phosphatidyltransferase 1, which produces MEPNGHRRLRRKDGHMQENGDTSASNLSEELDPWTAWAYKPRTISMLLVGACFLIWVSGALDPESSASGDLVASVKRGVWAMIAVFLAYCLLQAPSTVLIRPHPAIWRLVHGMAVVYLVVLTFVLFQKRDDARQFMKFLHPDLGVELPERSYGADCRIYLPDNPKSRFKNVYETLFDEFVVAHIIGWWGKAILIRNQPLLWVLSIGFELMELTFRHMLPNFNECWWDSIILDILICNWFGIWAGMHTVRYFDGKTYKWVGLSRQPNIIGKVKRTLGQFTPAQWDKDEWHPLLGPWRFVQVVTLCIVFMTVELNTFFLKFCLWIPPRNPVIVYRLILWWLIAIPTIREYNSYLQDRTPVKKVGAFCWLSVAICIVELLICIKFGHGLYPKSMPLWLVVFWMSVGAALVIFLIVWSWQLHRTLGRKRR; this is translated from the exons ATGGAGCCTAATGGCCATAGGAGACTGAGGAGAAAGGATGGTCATATGCAAGAAAACGGTGACACGAGTGCGTCAAATTTAAGCGAAGAACTTGATCCATGGACTGCATGGGCATACAAGCCTCGCACCATTTCAATGTTACTTGTTGGTGCTTGTTTTCTTAT TTGGGTAAGTGGAGCCTTAGATCCAGAAAGCAGTGCTTCTGGAGACCTTGTTGCATCTGTCAAAAG GGGTGTATGGGCGATGATAGCAGTTTTTCTTGCTTATTGCTTGCTCCAAGCCCCGTCTAC GGTTCTTATCAGGCCACATCCAGCAATTTGGCGGTTAGTTCACGGAATGGCTGTTGTTTACCTAGTTGTTCTTACATTTGTACTTTTTCAG AAGCGTGACGATGCTCGGCAGTTCATGAAGTTTCTGCATCCTGATCTTGGCGTTG AACTCCCAGAAAGATCTTATGGTGCTGATTGTCGTATATATTTGCCTGATAATCCTAAAAGCAGGTTTAAGAATGTTTAT GAAACACTTTTTGATGAATTTGTTGTCGCTCATATAATTGGGTGGTGGGGAAAAGCTATATTGATCCGGAATCAGCCTCTTTTATGGGTGCTTTCGATTGGATTTGAACTGATGGAG CTTACATTCCGTCATATGCTACCAAATTTCAACGAATGCTGGTGGGATAGTATTATTCTTGACATTTTGATCTGCAACTGGTTTG GTATCTGGGCAGGAATGCATACTGTTAGGTACTTTGATGGAAAAACATACAAGTGGGTCGGTCTAAGTCGTCAACCCAATATTATTGGAAAG GTGAAACGAACTCTGGGACAATTTACACCAGCTCAGTGGGACAAAGATGAGTGGCATCCATTACTTGGTCCATGGCGTTTCGTTCAAGTCGTCACTCTTTGCATAGTTTTCATGACTGTAGAGCTTAATACATTCTTTTTAAAGTTCTGTCTATGGATTCCTCCCCGGAACCCTGTGATCGTATATAGGTTGATCTTGTGGTGGCTAATTGCAATTCCAACAATTCGTGAGTACAATTCATACCTTCAAGACcg GACACCAGTGAAGAAGGTTGGAGCTTTCTGTTGGCTTTCTGTTGCTATTTGCATTGTTgaacttctcatttgcatcaaGTTTGGACATG GATTATACCCGAAATCGATGCCATTATGGCTGGTAGTGTTTTGGATGTCTGTTGGAGCAGCACTTGTAATATTTTTGATTGTTTGGTCTTGGCAATTGCACCGAACTCTCGGGAGAAAGAGGCGATGA
- the LOC126792582 gene encoding LOW QUALITY PROTEIN: DExH-box ATP-dependent RNA helicase DExH5, mitochondrial (The sequence of the model RefSeq protein was modified relative to this genomic sequence to represent the inferred CDS: inserted 2 bases in 1 codon; deleted 3 bases in 2 codons; substituted 3 bases at 3 genomic stop codons): MLTSSPSPQSHLPPPSSASALRPSPPSSLPLAAMKDRPPSSYGAVYVPPHHRLRSVITAPNYTSAASMTTAAAASLSKARAYYQTQPQELLHKPKLQNGSAYGADNNPGASVSDNIDEWKRKLTMLLSDNKKQELITREKKNRRDFEEIAVLLASRMGLYSYLYAKFAVFSKVPLPNYRFDLDDRKPQXEVTLPLGLLRRVEAYLGDFLSQKSRTIEICPDISFSRSSSIGTDEGLFEQPEPVLSNNAAMEKVLWRRSLQLRDKQQAWQESREGRKVMELRRTSLPAYQEKDALLTAISQNQFVVISGQTGCGKTTQISQFILESEIEAGRGAVCSIICTQPRRISAMSVSERVASEREEKLGDSVGYKVRLEGMKGRDTRLLFCTTGILLRRLLVDGNLKDVTHVIVDEIHERGMNEDFLLIVLKDLLPRQPELRLVLMSATLDAELFSSYFDRAQIIHVSGFTYPVRTHFLEDVLESTGCRLTPYNQIDDYGQEKMWKMNKQAPRKRKSQIASVVEDALKAADFKGYSPQTQESLACWNPDCIGFNLIDYILCNICENERPGAILVFMTGWDDINSLKEKLHANPLLGDPSRVLLLACHGSMASSEQRLIFDEPEDGVRKIVLATNIAETSITIIDVVFVLDCGKAKETSYDALNNTPCLLPSWISKVFAQQRRGRAGRVQPAECYRLYPRCVYDAFAEYQLPEXLRTPLQSLCLQIKSLKLRSISDFLSRALQSPELLAVKNAIEYLKIIGALDENENLTILGHYLTVLPVEPKLGKMLLLGAIFNCLDPVLTIVSGLSVRDPFLMPFDKKDLVEAAKSQFFQDHSDHIALVRAYEDWRVAERDFAGYDYCWKNFLSAQSMKAIDSLRKEFLSLLRDADLIDSNTATYNVWSYDEHLVRAVICYGLYPGICSVMHNEKSCSLKTMEDGQVLLYSHSVNARESKIPYPWLVFNDKIKVNSVFLRDSTAVSDSVLLLFGGTFSKGDIDGHLKMLGGYLEFFMKPAVAEMYQCLRAELDELIQTKLRNPRMAIHKYHELLSAVRLLLSQDIGEGRFVFGRQVRTSLKPSVGAAQAGLVSRTESGPGGDNSKSQLQTLLTRAGYAAPGYKTKQLKNCKFQSSVEFNGMQIMGQPCNNKSAEXDAAAEAIQXLVSGTQMGHEHIYHMSMMLKKKQKRIIMELQ, from the exons GGTGCTTCAGTCTCTGATAACATTGATGAGTGGAAACGGAAGCTAACCATGCTGTTAAGTGACAACAAGAAGCAAGAGTTAATTACAAGGGAGAAAAAAAACAGACGTGATTTTGAGGAAATAGCTGTGTTGTTGGCAAGCAGAATGGGACTTTACAG CTATCTGTATGCAAAATTCGCTGTATTTAGTAAGGTCCCCTTGCCAAACTACAGATTTGATCTCGATGACCGGAAACCTCAGTGAGAG GTGACCTTGCCACTTGGGTTGCTGAGGAGG GTTGAGGCCTACCTTGGAGACTTCCTTTCTCAGAAGTCTAGGACGATAGAAATCTGTCCAGATATATCCTTTTCTAGATCAAGCAGTATTGGTACTGATGAAGGACTCTTTGAGCAACCTGAACCAGTGTTATCTAATAATGCTGCAATGGAAAAAGTTCTTTGGAGGAGAAGCTTGCAGCTGCGGGATAAGCAACAAGCTTGGCAG GAATCTCGTGAAGGCAGAAAAGTTATGGAACTCCGTCGAACT TCCCTCCCAGCTTATCAAGAGAAGGATGCTTTGTTGACAGCAATTTCACAAAATCAG TTTGTTGTCATATCGGGGCAAACTGGTTGCGGAAAGACCACAcaaatttcacaatttatTTTGGAATCTGAGATAGAAGCTGGCCGTGGGGCTGTTTGTAGTATCATATGTACACAGCCTAGGAGAATATCTGCTATGTCAGTTTCTGAAAGAGTTGCttcagagagagaagagaagctGGGTGATTCA GTTGGATATAAGGTTCGGTTAGAGGGTATGAAAGGAAGAGACACACGCCTTCTGTTCTGTACTACTGGTATTTTGTTGAGAAGATTGCTAGTTGACGGAAATTTGAAAGACGTGACTCATGTCATTGTTGATGAGATTCATGAACGTGGAATGAATGAAG ATTTTCTGCTTATTGTTCTCAAGGATCTCCTTCCTCGCCAGCCAGAACTGAGGTTGGTTCTGATGAGTGCAACCCTAGATGCTGAGCTTTTCTCATCCTACTTCGATAGGGCTCAGATAATTCATGTTTCG GGTTTTACATATCCTGTTCGAACTCATTTTCTGGAGGATGTTCTGGAAAGTACAGGTTGCAGGTTAACTCCCTACAATCAGATTGATGATTATGGTCAAGAAAAGATGTGGAAAATGAATAAACAAGCACCAAGAAAGAGGAAAAGTCAAATTGCTTCTGTTGTTGAG GATGCACTCAAAGCAGCTGATTTTAAAGGTTACAGTCCCCAGACTCAGGAATCTCTAGCCTGTTGGAATCCTGATTGTATCGGTTTTAACCTCATAGATTATATCTTATGCAATATCTGTGAGAATGAAAGGCCGGGAGCCATTCTAGTTTTCATGACTGGGTGGGATGACATAAATTCTTTAAAGGAAAAGTTGCATGCAAATCCTCTCTTAGGTGATCCAAGCCGAGTCTTGTTGTTAGCATGTCATGGTTCCATGGCGAGTTCTGAGCAG AGGTTGATATTTGATGAGCCTGAAGATGGAGTGAGGAAAATAGTGTTGGCCACTAATATTGCTGAAACGAGTATCACAATCATTgatgttgtttttgttcttgattGTGGAAAGGCAAAAGAGACTTCATATGATGCACTGAATAATACTCCTTGTTTGCTTCCTTCCTGGATATCCAAGGTTTTCGCTCAACAA AGAAGAGGAAGAGCTGGGCGCGTTCAACCTGCGGAATGTTACCGTCTCTATCCTAGATGTGTTTATGATGCATTTGCAGAATATCAGTTGCCGGA ATTGAGGACACCTCTGCAGTCTCTTTGTCTGCAAATCAAAAGTTTAAAACTCAGAAGTATTTCAGATTTCTTATCTAGGGCTCTACAGTCACCAGAGTTACTTGCG GTGAAAAATGCCATAGAGTATTTAAAGATCATTGGGGCCTTGGAtgagaacgagaatctgactATTTTAG GACACTATCTAACTGTGCTGCCAGTGGAGCCAAAACTTGGAAAAATGCTCTTGCTAGGTGCCATCTTCAACTGCCTGGATCCTGTTTTGACTATTGTTTCTGGCCTTAGTGTCAGAGATCCTTTCTTAATGCCGTTTGACAAGAAAGAT CTTGTGGAGGCTGCAAAATCTCAATTTTTCCAAGACCACAGTGATCACATTGCACTTGTGCGTGCATATGAGGATTGGAGAGTAGCTGAAAGAGACTTTGCTGGATATGACTACTGCTGGAAAAATTTTCTTTCAGCACAATCGATGAAAGCTATTGATTCTCTTAGGAAGGAGTTCCTCTCTTTGTTAAGGGATGCTGATCTTATTGATTCCAACACAGCTACCTATAATGTATGGAGCTATGATGAGCATCTTGTCCGTGCTGTTATTTGCTATGGCCTATATCCTGGAATTTGCTCTGTTATG CACAATGAGAAGTCATGTTCACTGAAAACTATGGAAGATGGTCAGGTGCTGCTATACTCG CACTCTGTAAATGCCCGGGAATCTAAAATTCCATATCCTTGGCTGGTTTTCAATGACAAGATAAAGGTGAACTCTGTTTTTCTACGGGATTCAACAGCTGTGTCTGATTCGGTGCTCCTCTTGTTTGGTGGAACTTTTTCAAAAGGGGATATT GATGGACACTTGAAAATGTTGGGAGGATACTTGGAATTCTTCATGAAACCTGCTGTAGCAGAAATGTATCAATGTTTAAGGGCGGAACTTGATGAATTAATTCAGACAAAA CTACGGAACCCAAGGATGGCCATCCACAAATATCATGAACTCCTTTCTGCAGTGCGTTTGCTGCTCTCCCAGGATATAGGTGAGGGTAGATTTGTATTTGGTCGCCAGGTCCGTACATCCTTAAAGCCATCTGTGGGGGCAGCTCAGGCAGGCTTGGTTTCAAGAACTGAAAGTGGACCTGGGGGTGATAATTCAAAGAGTCAGCTCCAGACATTACTCACGAGGGCAGGATATGCTGCGCCCGGCTACAAAACTAAGCAACTAAAGAACTGTAAATTCCAATCTAGTGTGGAGTTCAATGGAATGCAGATTATGGGGCAGCCTTGTAATAACAAGAGTGCAGAATAAGATGCAGCAGCTGAGGCCATTCAGTGACTGGTGAGTGGAACACAAATGGGCCATGAGCACATCTATCACATGTCGATGATGTTGAAGAAAAAGCAAAAAAGGATCATAATGGAACTACAATGA